The following DNA comes from Synechococcus sp. CC9616.
TGTCTACAGAAAACGGGTTTAAACATCCCAAAGTTGAACCTGAGAAGCTTGATTTCTCCGGCCTCAGTTACGACGGCAGCCGGGATACGATCTGGATCACAAGTGATAAAGGCCAGTGCCTATTTCATTACGACTGGAACAACGATTGCGTTCTGCAGAGGCTGGATTTAACCATCGATAACGGTGGGAAACAGACGTGCATCCGCAAATCAGAAGGGGTGGCGATCGATCCCGAAAGGAGGCGCCTCTACGTTGTAGGTGAACGCGATGGGATGCTTTACACCTACAAAATCCGAGAGAAATAAGATCTGTCACTGATCCAATTGTTTTGTGGATTAAAAATTCCTCAAACCTTAGCTGCTTCAATTGGAATCCAAGTAGATCCCTTGAAATTGCAGAAGTTATTGACTCCCTTCAACGGGTAAATCGATATTTTGCTTTTTACATATTTCCGTTGCGTACAACAGCGCAGCTTGTATGTTTGAAGAATCGTCTGATCCCAATACATCAATAACTTTTCTAGAATATTCATTGAAATTATTTTCGCTGATAGCACCATCTTTTCTAAGGTTGCACAACAGAGTTAACGCCTGATAGAGAGACACATACCCACCCACATATGAGGTATCACATCCTTTCTGATTTTGCTCCCGGAGTGTGTCCATGAACTCCTGGTAAACACTTTGAGCCGACGCTGCTGGAGCGAACAAAAAGATGGATGTAATCAGAGAAAGAAGTTTCACAATGCAAAAAACAAAACAGCAGCATATCTATATCGTAACCGATTTTTTCCTATACAACCAACATCATCGATGGTCTCGCCCAAGCCAATACAGGAATAAACGCTAGAATCCTTAAATAGGTATTTAACGTTATGCGTTGATGAAATTATTGATCCTTAGCGCCCTTGCGCTTCTAATTCATCCGCCTGCAAACGCAAATCTAATCAATTCAAGAGAATACAATTGGTTCTTACTTGGAAGAGTGGTGGGAGCCACTAAGGTTGTCTGCAGAGAAAAGGTGAACGTCAACAAGCGGAACGTCTATGCCGACTCCAGGGAGATATTCAACGACACCAGAGAAATCCTGCCCGAGGAAATTGTTAAGCAAGCCTGGCAGGATTTAAGACGCAATTGCAAAAAGATTGGGGGTGTAGACATCGGAGAACTATGAAACAAACCGTACGATTCTTTCATTATCATCAGCCATCCAAGCCTCTGATTCCCGACCTAAATCCTGATAACAATTAATCACTCGATGAGTCGTCCTATTCCAGCCCATCTACTGATCACCGGTGCCAGCTCAGGGATTGGGCTTGAGGCTGCCAAAGCATTGGCATACGAAGGCCATGTCCTCACGCTTCCCTGCCGTACCCAGAGCCGCTGCGACCAAACCAGAGCTGCGTTGCTGCAATCAGGAGCTGATCCAAAACAATTGGATTGTCCCGTGGTCGACCTGGCAGATCTCAACAGCGTGGAGCGGGGCTGCCAAAGCTGGCTGGCGGAAGCAAAACCACTCGATGGTCTGATCCTCAATGCGGGATTGCAACGAGCGGGGACCAAACAACCGTGTTTCAGCCCGCAAGCCATCGAGCTCACCTTTGCCGTGAACCATCTGGCCCATCAACTGATGGCGATGCGTCTGATGCCTTTGCTGCAACCGAACAACCATTCGAGGATTGTGATCACCGCATCCGATGTCCATAACCCTGCCTCTGGCGGAGGACGCGTTGGCAATCCGGCAGGGCTAGGAGACATGGAAGGACTGAACAAGGGCGCCGGTTTCGAGATGGTCGATGGCAGCAGTCGCTTTGATGCCGACAAGGCCTACAAGGACAGCAAACTCTGCAATGTGTTGATGGGTCGTGAGCTGGCACGACAGTTGCATGGGTTTGGACGAGCAGTGCCAGTGATTACATGGAGTCCAGGGCTGGTGATCCCGAAAAGCTCCGAGGGATTTTTCCGAACAAGCCGCCATGAAAATCCCATTGGCCTGGCGTTATTCAGCTTTGTGGCCCGTGACTTGTTGCGCCTGACGGAATCAACGTCAACCGCTGGCAGGCTTCTGTCCGCTTTGGCCACGGAACAGACATTCGCTCAGCCCGGCTTCGCGTACTTCAGCAATCACCTGATCGGCCCCGGGCGCCATCGATTTGAACCCAAGGACACCAGCGAAGAAGCAAACGACGCTGCCAAAGCAGAGCGGTTGTGGCGGTTGAGTGTTGACCTGATGACGCAGACCTGCCAGATATGACAGGGGTGCTTGCGGCGCTGGGAGCCGCTCTGGCCTGGACATCGGCGAGTGCTTTGTGGCGTTCCTTAAGCCATGTTGGATCGGCCCTGCAGCTGAACTGCCTCAAGAACAGCTTGGCGACGATGCTGTTTCTGCCGATCCTGCTCACCCTTCCCTGGAGCGAGTTTCCAATCGAGAGCCTTCTGCTGCTGGCCAGCGGCGTGATTGGAATTGCACTCGGCGACAGTTTTTATCTTGCTGCCTTGAGAAGGCTTGGTACCCGGCGCACTCTGACGGTGGAAGCCATCGGGCCTGTTCTCGCCAGTATCGGAACAGTCAGCCTGGCAAGGGAATCCCTCACTCTTCAAGCCTGGATTGGAGCGGCATTGGTGAGCACGGCGGTGTTGTTGATCGCCTGGCCCAATGGTTCAGATGATTACAGCTCCTTCAACCGAGATGGACTGCTCTGCTCCTTGATGGCGGTGATCTGTGGACTGAGCGGTGCCTTCCTGGCTCGCCAGGTCCTGGTGGGAGGTGATCTGTCTGCTCTGCAGAGTGCTGCCATCCGGCTGCTCGGAGGAGCTTTGGCCCTGCTGCCCTTTTCTGCTCGGGCATGGCGCAAACTGCCAAACCAGTCAGCCGCCATCAATGGGCGGCTGATGATCGCCACCGTGCTGGGCACCAATCTCGGCATCGGACTGCAGCAAGTGGTGTTCCAACAGCTGCCGGTTGGACCTGGCGTGACTCTGATGAGCACTGCCCCTGTGATGGCACTCGTGGCAGCGCGTTTTGAAGGCGATCCGCTTCAGCCGCGGGGAATTGGGGCTGCGCTGCTGGCCGTGGCTGGAGTGGCCTTCACCAGTCTTTGAAGCTTCAGGAAGCTGGAGCTACTGACTACGTGATTGATGGCTCAATGCTCGTCTACAACCACGACACCAGTCAGTACGTAGACCGCTCGGTCTGCAAGCGGCCATCGATGTGTACGGCCTACAGGGCCTCCTGGAAGTCGAAGAATGAGTACGTCACCGATGAGCTTGAAGAAATAGCTTCAGGCCTCAAGGATGTCCACTTCTCGCTAACAGACAAGGTGGTGGTGACTAACGCTGTCATTACTGGCCATGCCGCAGCCTTCCCGCTGCTAGAGGAACTGAATCAGTGGTTCAAACATCTGGCCAAAGCGTGTCTAGGTAACGACCTGGAGTACGTCACTTGGTACACCCCTAACGGCTCCAAAGTCGTTCAGGAGTACCGGGAGATGTTGACTGAGCGGGTGACTACATACGCCATGGGTAGTGGTAGTTACTGGCGGCCGCTGAAAGATCACAAGTGAAACAGGAACGGTCGTTCACAAATCACATTCCAGACCGGATGGGGCGATCTCTAAGAGTCAAAGACTCAGACCGCTTTGGGTGCCAACTGGACCCACTCACAGGATGCCTGCATCATGCATGAAACCCTCTGTACTTGGGATCAGCCCTTCTATGCCGTCCACGATTGTTTCTATGGCCCTGCGGGGACAATGGATGCACTCTGTGGCAAAGCAAGAAAGGCCTTCAGTGATGTGGTCAACTTCGACTGCTTGGGCACGCTTATGAACACCAATTAGCTGGACATCGATAAGCCCCACAAGGGCAAGGCAGACATCTCTGAGTGCGTTAATTCGCCTTATATTTTCTCCTAAATGAGTGCTCACCGTTCAGCTCCTTCTCACCCATTGGGGTGAACCCTGGAACCAATCACCCAAATCATCACGCGAGCCCTTGAAATGATCTTCACTGGTTTGCCCGGGTAGATTCATTTGTTGCATAAATCCGTTAACAGATTCCTGACCAAGATGACCTTTGGCTTGAATGGATCTGGCTTTGCGAAGCCAATGCCAAACCGTTGAGTTTCTGTCTGCATGTTTCTGCACAAGAATCCTTTCATCCAAACTTACGTGTTCGTTTCTAGACAAACGGGTCAGGATATCTTGGAGTAAAAGTCTTGTTTTCGTGGTAAGCATCAGAAGGAAATCTGGTCAGTAAATCGTAGTAAGAAAGTATTAGGTATCTGCAATTTCTCGAAATCCTTACAAAACCACAAAACTGCTTTGGTTGCGCTACTTAAGTGTCGTTAAATAATTGCTTGCTTTTATCCTTGCCCTTTTAATTGATCAGTTTTCTGCATCTAAGTCGGAGAATTGTTTCGTTGGCTACTCAATCCTTTGAAATGTTGTGGTCCATACCATTTACGACGTTGACATACGATCACCCCCCTGAGATCTATTGGAATCAGGGGGATGTTTCGGCTCCCCCACATACACCATTAATAGTTTGAGTCTGGCTCGGTTCACCCGAGAGTATGTCCGTGGAAATCGGACCTCTACTTTGGCCAGAGTACATAGGCGCACGAGATACAAAGTGCTGCCAATCCGTGTGGGGCTTTCAAGTTTCGACCTCCGGAAACCTAGGGAAATGCGTACTTCTACACAGCAACTTTAAAATGACACACCTTAGGAGGCTTAAAGACGAAACTCTGTTCCTTCTAAACACAATATCAACATACAGATAGCGACACCGAAGGTGGAGCGATCCTAATAACATCAACACCTTGCAGACAACTTATTGGCGGCCACTGCCATTAAGTGTGGTGTAACATAAATCTTACACTTTAATGAGAAAGCCCTGTAAAGGGAATAGTTATCAGGTTGCTTACTGTTGGAGACCCTCCTCCTGTGCCTTTCGAGTTACGAACAGATACAGGGACTATGACAACCGACCTCGGAAGGGTAGGTGTTATGGAGCATGAGTTTAGAGATCTCCCCTGCTGGACAATCTCACAGCTGCAATTGCTAAGGCTCCACTTTGTTGTCCTCCAGCACTGACAATAACCTGCTGGCAACCTAGGGACGTGGTGCTCCCTAGTGTGGATATGCTGTGGGACTGGAGGCGGTTCTTCATTTCCCTCTACTTTCCTCTTTTCCAATAAATTTTTCGTGTCTTAGTATTACTCAGCGAATGTAATCTTTACATCTTATAGAGTTTCTTCATTTCTTCACTTCTTACCTAGCCGATTATTTTCCCGATCGACCTTTTCCACTGATGCTAGTACATTTATAGGGTGCAATTCCTTATGTCAGTATTACAGACAACATCATCCCGCCCTTGTCAGGCATAGACCAATTTTTGAAGACATTAAACGATATCAAAAGGGAGATATACAATCCTATAGATGAACGCATTTGTAGCAACAATCACTTTCCATAAAGGCGATCGATCTTTCTCTTTTGCTCGGCCAATCGTAATTCCTCAGGGGAATGCACGGGCCAGCGATTAAAACGCAGGCAACGAATATATGTTAACCACCAATATTCCATAGCTACATGCTAGCAAAAGCCAACAGTCCGTAGCAAACTAAGTATTAGTTACTTCTTCAGCATGGAACTTTAACAATAAGCCTTCTTGTTGGATTCTGGTGTGGCTATAACTTCCCTCGATATGGCAGAAAAGCGAAAGACCAACAGGTAATCACTCTGGCATCAATACGGTATCTATCACATGAATAATGCCATTCGTACTTTCAATATCAGTTGCTAAAACAGTGGCGTTATTGATAAAAACTTTACCGTCTAATATTTTAATCGAGACCGATTGACCATTTAATGTTTCAGCACTTGACAACTTAATGACGTCAGCAGCTTTAACATCTCCTGCCACGACGTGATATGTAAGAATATCAGTAAGCTTTTGCTTATTCGCAGGCATTAATAACATTTCGACCGTGCCAGCAGGAAGCATTGCGAAAGCCTCATCGGTTGGAGCGAAGATGGTAAAAGGTCCTTCACTCTTTAAGGTTTCAACAAGCCCAGCCGCACCAAGCGCAGCAGCCAATGTTTCGAAGTTGCCTGCTGAAATAGCAGTTTCAACTAC
Coding sequences within:
- a CDS encoding DMT family transporter, with the protein product MTGVLAALGAALAWTSASALWRSLSHVGSALQLNCLKNSLATMLFLPILLTLPWSEFPIESLLLLASGVIGIALGDSFYLAALRRLGTRRTLTVEAIGPVLASIGTVSLARESLTLQAWIGAALVSTAVLLIAWPNGSDDYSSFNRDGLLCSLMAVICGLSGAFLARQVLVGGDLSALQSAAIRLLGGALALLPFSARAWRKLPNQSAAINGRLMIATVLGTNLGIGLQQVVFQQLPVGPGVTLMSTAPVMALVAARFEGDPLQPRGIGAALLAVAGVAFTSL
- a CDS encoding SDR family NAD(P)-dependent oxidoreductase gives rise to the protein MSRPIPAHLLITGASSGIGLEAAKALAYEGHVLTLPCRTQSRCDQTRAALLQSGADPKQLDCPVVDLADLNSVERGCQSWLAEAKPLDGLILNAGLQRAGTKQPCFSPQAIELTFAVNHLAHQLMAMRLMPLLQPNNHSRIVITASDVHNPASGGGRVGNPAGLGDMEGLNKGAGFEMVDGSSRFDADKAYKDSKLCNVLMGRELARQLHGFGRAVPVITWSPGLVIPKSSEGFFRTSRHENPIGLALFSFVARDLLRLTESTSTAGRLLSALATEQTFAQPGFAYFSNHLIGPGRHRFEPKDTSEEANDAAKAERLWRLSVDLMTQTCQI
- a CDS encoding fasciclin domain-containing protein, translated to MKFFNTSFRLGIAALSLSLLTSTNAYSGGHMGDEDHSMPSKDVVETAISAGNFETLAAALGAAGLVETLKSEGPFTIFAPTDEAFAMLPAGTVEMLLMPANKQKLTDILTYHVVAGDVKAADVIKLSSAETLNGQSVSIKILDGKVFINNATVLATDIESTNGIIHVIDTVLMPE